The sequence TAATACTATACAGTAATTTTTTAACTTGCTCTTTCTTTACATTATTAGCTTAATGATCAAGAGATTAATTGGATCGTTTCAACCTTTGTATGCCTAATAAATTCAATAGTTCGTTATTTATACATACGtattttttaattacaaattCATTCGTATATAGTGCAAACAACGCCTAATCCGATCGAAAACGTTTGGTTAATGGGTTGATATCGTTTAATCTGATTGCAATTTAATTCAATCCAATGTATTAATAAATTATCTCATAGAAATCATCAAATCATTGTATAAAAATTTACCATATTattctttatattttatttaaagtagttaattattgataaaattttaGTTTCTTACTATGtcaaatttaatcaattaaaccaaaaatattattcaatatttaatattattccTCATCTtactcaaatatatatatatatattttaacgcAAACTCATATGAGGCAGTATAACAAGTTAATTTTGTGAGGTGATGCTATATATATTCaatctcaaaaaaaatattattttttatcaaaaattttactTTTAATTGTAAATATGGCTCGGATCGACCTGCATCACATATATAGATGAATGAGATCATCTCACGGCTCACAAGAAACCTCAACTAGTGAAATTGCAAATATCTCTGACTTGAGTAAGTATCTTGTGAGACGATATCACACATCTTTATCGATGAGATATGCTAACCCTACCAATATTTGCAACAAAAAAGtgatacttttggcataaaaaatttaaaccgGCTCATTGAAATTTTTGCCCTTTAACTTTATGTAAATACACTAGCGGCAATACACATGCATGGTGCATTGCATGTGTAGTGtaatatataatacaatatttatttttttgcaatttaATAGTTTGTTTTGTAATTTTGGGTTGTTGATTTAAAACTAattgattttaatatgatatatcatttttttttttaatttgatatttttatgtgtttgttttattatttaagaTCAAGAATACCAAGAGACCATGTCTAATATATTACATAATATAGTAATAGATTGATTTACATGGATAGGTGCACATTTTCGTATCTATATATGTGAACACATAAAATATGTTTCGTAACTACATctgaagaaatgtaaaatgCACAAAAATTCATCACACATTTTGTTGGGTGATATttatttctgaaaaaaaaaaaaaatgtccatcaaaaGATTGCCTTTCAAGAATGCTGGCTTTGTGCCTTCCTCCACATAATCTGGCCTCTTTCAACTCCCCTGAAATCTGAATACCACCCACCCTTGCATTAATTTTCAGGCAATTTCAACAAATTTCAAATAACGATTACCAAGTTGTATATATTTCAAATAccctttaattaatttttctcgAAACAGGGGATTTTGAACCAACCTGCATGTTTCCAGTAATCATTTCGTGGATTTAGAAAACAAGAGAAATATAATGGAACTTTTCTTGAAGGCGAAATCGATCCGGCTTTGTAGCCACAGAGACAAGTTTCTTGTAGCCGTTGAAGATCGCGAATCCATCGCGCTGGAACGCGAAGGCTCGTCCAAGAACACGATCTGGACCGTCGAATTCGTTAGAGGGAAAGATTATATAAGGTTGAAAAGTTGTTATGGGACATACTTGACAGCCAAAAGTGAACCATTTCTTCCGGGGGTGACAGGAAAAAAGGTTGTCCAGACGCTGCCTTGCCAATGTGATAGAGATGCCACGGAATGGCAACCCTTGAGGGATGGAATGCAGGTGAGTGTCCAATTTTATTTCATCGGAATATTGATCTGCCATCAGATATTGTTGATATGTCCGACTGAGATTGAATGATATAAATTTACGtacaaaaatacaaatttataGCATTATGGTCAAACCAAAAGTGTATACAGGTCAACTTACAaaactatatatttttttagattttttagaACATCCTTCTATGTGTCAAGAGCACGAGGAATAAGTTAAAGAAACTAAAAATACACGGTGGATCGAAGTAGAGGCATAcactgattttttattttttttataatgacGAATATAGGTGAGACTGAGGTCGTTCTCCGGCGAATTTCTGCGGCCCAACGGCGGCCTTCCACCGTGGAGGAACTCGGTGACACACGACATCCCCCATCGACAGAAGACATACGATAAGGTGTTGTGGGACGTGGAGGTGGTGGAGACGTTCCCGCTGCAGTGCATGCTTGAATCTGCTTCTACATTTCCGATATCAACATCAGTTTCGGATGCAATTAGGCAGAAACAAAGTGCAACCAGATTGCGAGATTACTTTTGAATCATTGTGATGTATAATGTTCAAATTCTTTATGTTACATTTAACTATGCCAAAAGCTCaatattcttcttttttttctttttaatgaTGTAGAAATTCACGGTCGTTATTCTCGGATAAACTTTCGTAAACTATGCTAAACGGATAAATCGCATTAAGCAAACTACACTGAGTACGTAGATAAATCGCATTTAGCAAATCTTGTACGACAGATTCATCCAATAAAGTTTTTGATATGAAAATGAAACTTTTAACCATTTATCAAGAGCTTATCAGGTTAATCAACTCATTCCTCCTTTGTTTTTCTTAAATCTTATTCTCGCAGCAGAGCATATCTAGGTCAAAATATTGGTTCACCTACCAGATCAATGCCTGAAAACTCACAAGTCAAAAAATTAGTTTCCTCGAGTCGAAATCAACTTTAATTTGttgcaataaaatttaaatggaTTGATGTAATATTAATAATCGATAAAAATATAGAGTTGAGAAACTTATCCTACACATCAACCTAATTTTTTATACAGTCAAAACggaaagataaattatttatatagttGTTTAGAATATTTAAGATTTAGATTTACGATTGATTCTATTACAAATTATTTGAATACtagatattattatattttatattttattctaTACTTCACAAGTTTAGCTTTGAAAAACGAATATTAATCTCAATTTTTAAAGTTGGACTCAAACAAAACGACGTCAGAATACAAATCTTTTACGCGGTGGCTAGGCCATGATAAAGAAAAGAATCCATATAAAATCCCTTGATGCTACAAAAATGTTCGACATGAATTACTTGTATCATATATATTTCATTTCTAAATTAGcacttgaaattaattaatttgatacaTAGCTATCACTTATCGTCATTAATATAACTCACATTCCAGGAACCTCCCACTGATGGAGCTAGCTGCCATGTCTTTACAATTTGGACCCCTTTTTCAACCATTTGAAATCGACTACTTTTATGTAGGTTCATCCTCCCTTATTTTTTCGAGTCGCTATATTGTTAAGTGGTCTCATGAAAGAGGTTAATGTtgttcatatttacaataaataataataattttagtgTAAAAAATAATAACTTTTTATAAACGATTCAAATATGATatatgtctcacaaaattgacttaTGAGATCGTCTCGCaatattttttgtgtattttttttcatatttcttGTGGTTTCGGTTTCACTTAtttacattatttaatttaatgtgtattttttataaaattttttattaatatatttaattagatAATTAGTGTATATACGATAATTTTTCGTTAGGAAGAAATGCGTgcaatttagaaaaaaatttattgaggCGACAAAGATTCGACCTTTTTTAAGTAGTATAAATTTGTGAAAAAGGGGAAAATATTTGATTTAGTCAATGGGATCCAAATAGTACTAATTAGTTAGTTGTCTATAATAATTATGAGccccaaaaaattaaaaaaaaaagatttggaTAAAGATAGTTGCATTCAAACGACGAAAATTGGTGGTGTTTCAATGAAGAAACCTAGGCAGCTTCCAAGGTTTGAACAAAGATGCGTCCTTTTCTATGTTGATGTCATGGAGCACGTCATGCATTCTTGCCACGTAATCTTCACTTTGCGACACAatcacataaaatattttatacatGTTGATAATTAATATCTTTGACCGCAAATCGCCTTTACACGTGCCCATCGATCCATTCATCGAAAAATTATATGCTGCCTCTAGAGAAAAATCTTCGATATAAAAAAATAGCTCCTGCTATATAACAGAATTTGCCAAAAAAAACAGTGGTGTCGACTAGAGTCGGTCGATGCTACTCCACCCAGGTAGTGCTTGGGTAGGGTATCAATGATTCGGATTTCGTTgcaattcaaataatttgatCTATAAAATTGATCTAAACCGTTGATTTTGGCTTTAAAATAATACTTTGAAGTCAACATCGACCCAACCCGCATGCCTATTTCTTATATGTATTAAATAGGGAGTAACAACTTATTTTATAGAATAGAAAGGAAGgtgaaataataaaaaccaTTATTTGGTGGAGTTTTTTCACATTTCAACTATATAATACATTTCTAACTTCTTACTACCCACTATTCacatttctttttttaaaaaaaaaacattcaatCATGTTAATATCTTATCTTAATGATATAAAtatcaaaaatttcaataaattcttatttgattttgatataaaatTGCATAAAGAATtcactaaaaaataaatttaaaaaaaaaacatatttcaaaCAGATCGCACTACACACACATTACATGACTACATGTGCATTATTCCTAGTATTATATTATCTatactataatatattataatagttTAACCTCTTAGATTAACCGATTTTGGTGTGtcaaatcacaccaaaatttttttttattttatccataa comes from Henckelia pumila isolate YLH828 chromosome 4, ASM3356847v2, whole genome shotgun sequence and encodes:
- the LOC140860819 gene encoding uncharacterized protein is translated as MELFLKAKSIRLCSHRDKFLVAVEDRESIALEREGSSKNTIWTVEFVRGKDYIRLKSCYGTYLTAKSEPFLPGVTGKKVVQTLPCQCDRDATEWQPLRDGMQVRLRSFSGEFLRPNGGLPPWRNSVTHDIPHRQKTYDKVLWDVEVVETFPLQCMLESASTFPISTSVSDAIRQKQSATRLRDYF